AAACCTTTAATCCCTGTCGGCAATAACGTTGAGCATCATTCAACCGCCCTTCAATTAACAGCTTGATGACACTTGTTGTAGAGCAACGCACTGAATTCGACGCCAAAAAAATTGCCGGGCAAGCCGGGAGCAATTGCCGAGACGAATGAACCCCAACGCGACCAGCGTTCCACCACCAATCACCTCTAAAAGCCAGACATTGCAATCAATTAAACAGCTCATGATAGTCAAAGGTCGAATCGCCCAAAAACGTTGGATTTCATTACCTCAACCTACGTCCCTGATTTTGCCGCGTGGGTAACGAGAAATAAAACTCGAGGGGGTTGCCTGCTTTACAGCCCCCCCTCGCAACTAAAACTGCAACCTTATCGATCCCATTACCGAAAGCGGATTGCCGGTAATAATCGAGCCTCGATTGCCGCCGGAGCCACTGTAATACCCCTTATCCAACAAGTTATTAATATTCACTTGAGTCGTCAGACGTGTTTTGCCGACAGGTATCGTATAAGCCGCCATAGTGTCCATCGTGAAATACCCCGGCAAATCACAACCTGAGTGTTGTTGTCGCCAAGGCGTTTACCTACCACTACGCCACCGAGTCCTGCTTTAAAACGCTCGGTGAATTGATAAGTTCCCCATAGACTGGCTTGGTTTTCAGGTACATTGACAGGCCGTTGACCCAGCAGGTTTGCATTAGCATTAACATAACGAATATCCGTAAAAGCATACGTCGCAACCAAGTCTAATTTTTCAGTCACTTGCCCTTTAATATCAATTTCTACCCCACGGCTTCTGACTTTGCCTGCGACAACGGAAAATCCTGGATGCTCTGGGTCGTTGGTTATCGTATTGGTTTTATTCAAGTTATAAAAAGACACTGTACTAGAGAACCGCTTCTCGAAAAATTCAGTCTTGAATCCTGCTTCATATTGCTCAGCAGTTTCTGGTTTAAAATTCTGACCGGTAAATGAAAAACCAGTGTTTGCACTACCCAAAGATTCCGTGTAACTACTGAATAAAGAAAGCCATTGCCAGGGTTGGTAAAGTACGCCTACGCGCGGACTGAATTTCTGGTCTTCCTGGTCGCTGTAGTTAGTCTTTGCCAAGTCAAAGGACGTGCTATTACTACCTGCGCCATAAGTGACCCAATCGTAGCGCCCCCCCCCAGAATGTGCAGTTTATCAAACAAGGTGATTTGATCTTGGAAGTAAGCACCGAACCTTTCTTCTTTGCGGATATAATTCCAGCTGTAAGGCAGTGCGTTAACTGCTGCTTGACTGACAACGTTATAAACCGGATTAAAAATATTAATTGGTGGCAGAACGGCAGTGGTCGTGTAACGGTTATTAGGTGCAGCATAGGCGTTGTGGTAATAGTCACCGCCGAAAAGAACATCGTGCTTTGATCCAAGCAAGTTAAATTTTCCTGTCAAATCTAGGTTGGTTGCATAGGTTTCCTGGTTGGCTGGTCCTGTCACAAGATTACGAGTCAGGGTTTGGTTATCTGCTAACAGTTTCTTATTTCCCGTATCGTAATAGTCAATGTCCCAGTTTTCCCATAAAAATCTATTTTTTACTTTCCAGTCGTCATTGAATTTAAATGCCCAGTCATAAGCCACTAAAGTCGTATCGAGGACGGGGCCTTTAGCGCTGTCTTGATAACTACGGTCTAAAGGCACGGGTGCGGGACGGTTACCGATGGATGGAATACCGTAGTCAGTTGCTTTTTTCTCGTGTTTATGTTCCAGCTCAAGATTGGCTTCAAAACGATCGTTGGGTCGCCAGCTTAGCGTAGGGGCAACAAAGTAACGCTCATCGTTGACAAATTGTTTAAACGAGCCAATATCCTGATAAGCAAAGTTTAGGCGGTAGCGTAATTTCCCGTCTTTATCGATAGGGCCTGTGGCATCGGCGGTGGTGCGGTATTGATCATAGGAGCCGACTTGCTGTTGTACCGAGTAAGCGGGACTATCCAAGCCTTTTTTGGTGACATAATTGATCAAACCACCCGGTTGTGCCCGACCATAAAGCATGGAAGCAGGGCCTTTGATGACTTCAATTTGCTCGATATTGGAAGGGTCATAGGTGCCAAAACCACGTAGTAAACCATTGCGGTAAATATCGTTGGTAGTAAAGCCGCGAAGAATAAAAGCTTCGTAAATAGTACCCGAGTCATAACGAGCTTGAACACCGCTGACATTCTTGGTTATTGCATCGGTAATATTGATGTCTTGTTGATCGTTCATTAATGATTTTGGCACCACTTGAATATTCATCGGCGTTTCCATAATCGGCGTATCGGTCTTCGTGGCCGTTGATGCGTTAGATCGGTTGTAATCAGTGTTATACGGATCGTCAGGATCATAAACCGCCTTCCCAGTAACCCTAACCGCCGCCAAAGTCGCCGCATCCGTTTGACTGCGATTCTCCACCACTTTCAGCGTGACGGTATTGTCGCCGGTATAGGTATGGACTAATCCCGTGCCAGACAACAGTTTCCGAAGGCCTTCTTCCACGCTATATTCGCCCTGCAAACCCGGGCTGCTTTTCCCATCCGTCAGTCTGGCGTTCACCGATAACAGGATACCCGCGCTGCCGGCAAACTGACTGAGTGCGTGACTCAGTGAACCGCTGCCGATCTGGTAATGGCGTTTGGCGCTTGCACCGGCGTTGTCTTCCGCCATGACCGAAGGCGCAACGGCCAAGGCGGAGGCCAACACCAGACCATTGACGGTTTGCTGCCAACGGGATAGCTGTTTGCCAACAGTCCGATTCTGTTTTCGCTTTGACATGGTCTTTCTCCTTTTAAAATGCTGTTCTCATTCCTATTGCCAATCGAAAACTAAAAAGGGGAACTCAAAATTGAAAAAAAATTAAATAATTTTTAACACACTGTTTTTGCTATAAAAATAAGTTAAATTCTTTGTTGTACGGCAGGGTGTTTTTCAGCGCGAATCTCAAAGGGTATACTTTAATTTCGGTCAATCCAGAGATACAACCTTATGTCAACCAAAATACAAACCAGCTTGCGTCTAGAAGCGGAAAAGCTTGCGGAAGCCAAGCAAATGCCCGGTGAACTTGGTATGAATTTTAGCGAAGCGGCGCTGCGGGATGTACACGCCGGACAAGTCCCGGAAGCCATTACTCTTGAGCAACGTAAGTGTGATGGCAGTAAATCATCAAAACCCTTTCGCGGCAGAATACCTTCATCAAGGACATGCGATACTTTGTTGATCTATAGGGCTGATGAACACCCAGTATATCTAACCCGGCTTGGTAGCCATGCCCAGCCTTTCAAAGGCATGTAACCGATGAATAAATCAATATGGACGGTTCATAGGCCATTAATGTTGGGGTTCGTTACCTAATCCCAACCTACAGTCCTATAAACGTTAGGTAATGGTTTGTCAGTTCAATGGAGAACTGGTGGCCATTGCCGTGCGGTATGAACCAAGGCCAAAATCCAGAGTGTTTCCTGTTGGATTTCATAGACCAGTCGATAGCTTACGTGCGGAATTAATTCGCGTGTCCCTGGGATTTTTCCCGGCGGCCCTAGTTGAGGGTGATCGGCTAAGCTGGCTACCGCGCGGCTGAAAAGTTTATCCATTCGAATGGCCGCTTGCGGGTTATCAAGCGCGATGAAGTTCCAGACCTCTTCACGGTCTTGCAGGGCTTCAGGCGTCCAAATAACCTTCACACTTGCTGGTCGGCTGCCTGCGCGCGGCGTGCAGAGAACGCGCTTTCAACGCTGTCATTGGATGTCCCCAGGCCTGCCTGCATGGAGGTTCGGGCAGTTTCGACTTTGTTGCGCAAAAACTCATCATATTCCCTTGTTTCGCGCTGACGTTGAATAAACTCACGCATCAATTCCCGCAATACTTGAGATGCCGGCCTGTGGGCTGCTTCGGCTTCGGCCATGAATTCGGCCCGCAACTCGGGCTCCAGTTTCATTGTAAAGACAGCTTCTTTGGACATGAGGTTTCTCCTAAGCAATTATATACTGACTTAGTATATACGTTTTAGTATTGGAGCCCTAACGCGGCAACACCTTTACCCATAGCGGCATTGGACTTGAAATTTTGACGGGCAGGGTTTCCGCCAGCATCGTCAAAACGCGATCCGTGTCGCTGAGCGGGAAAGAACCGACGATGCGCAACCCTGCGATCCGCGGGTCGCAAGTGACGTAGCCGTGCCGATAACGATTGAGTTGCAGCAGAAATTCGCTTAACGGCATGTTGTCGGCCAGCAGAAAGCCTTGGGTCCAGGCCGGACGGTCCTCATTTACCGCCGCTGCCGGGTCGATTCGTTCTTGAGTAAAACCCGTGCTCTGCCCGGCGTGCAGCACCCGTTTGTTCGAGCCCGGTTTGCCGGGTTCAATCTCGACCGCATCGGCAAATACGCTGACTTGGCTGTTGCCCGAAAGCTGTCTGACGCTAAAGCGGGTGCCCAATGCACCAACCCGGCCTTCCTGGCTGTCGACGACAAACGGTCGATGCATGCCGCTATTGTCCGGAGCGGTTTCGATATAAATTTCGCCGGAAACCAGTTGCAAGCGGCGCAGTTCCCCTGTGAACTCCACATTTAAGGCGCTATCGGTGTCGAGGCTGACTTTTGAGCCGTCGGCCAGGATGACGGTTCTGCTGCTGCCTAATGCGGTTTGATAATCGGCCGACCATGCCTGTAAATACCGGCCGCGCGCCAGTTGCCAACTCGTAAAGCCAATGGCGCCGAATACCGCCAGGGCTTTCAATGTGCGCCGGCGGTAAAGGTCGGGTTGATTCAGTGCCGCCGAAGCGGCGTGAACCGGCAGATGTTGGAATTTTCCGGAGAAATATTCGACTCGGGCCCAAGCGGCTTGGTGATCGGGATGCGCCTGCAACCATGCCTGCCATTGTGCGGTTTCCGAATTCGATACCGCGCCGGAACCTAACACGGCAAACCACTCGGCGGCTTGCGCCAGGATGCCGGGATGAATGTCAGGGCGCTCTGGATTTAACATGCCGTGGTCAGAAGATGCAGCATGGCTCGGGCCATGTATTTTTTGACCATGCGATCCGTAACGTCTAATTGCCGGCCAATTTCGATATAGGTTAAGCCATCCAGTTGCGACATCAAGAAAGCTTTGCGCACTTTGGCGGGCAGTTGATCGAGCAATTGGTCGATTTCCTGCAGCGTGGCGAGGATGATGGCGTTTTCCTCGGGCGACGGTATCAGTGCTTCGGGATAGGCGGCAATTCTATCCAGGTAGGCCTGTTCTATCGCTGCTTTGCGCCAATGGTTGATCAATAACCCCTTGGCGATCGTTGTCAAAAACGCCCGAGGCTCTTGTATCTCATCAATCTGCTTAGAGGCGATCACCCGCATAAAGGCGTCGTGCGCATGGTCCTCCGCCTGCAGGCGGCACTGCACCCGCTTAGCCAGCCAGCCCAGCAACCAGGAATGATGCTCCCGATAAAGTTGCGTCAGCACTTGATTCGAGACCAGCTCTGTCGTCATCGGCAATTCCTAAACTTGTTTGATAAGAACCCTTCCAAAGCCGCGACGCCGGTGTTCAATCACAATCTCCGTTGCGCCGTTTGGGCTGCCGTATGCCGATTTAACACGCCGCAACCCGGCCGGCTTTTAGATAAATTTCAATTGAACAGCAAAGAGTATGCCTTTTACTTGCTAAGGAAGCGGGGCTCGACGAAAC
This sequence is a window from Methylomonas methanica MC09. Protein-coding genes within it:
- a CDS encoding TonB-dependent siderophore receptor → MSKRKQNRTVGKQLSRWQQTVNGLVLASALAVAPSVMAEDNAGASAKRHYQIGSGSLSHALSQFAGSAGILLSVNARLTDGKSSPGLQGEYSVEEGLRKLLSGTGLVHTYTGDNTVTLKVVENRSQTDAATLAAVRVTGKAVYDPDDPYNTDYNRSNASTATKTDTPIMETPMNIQVVPKSLMNDQQDINITDAITKNVSGVQARYDSGTIYEAFILRGFTTNDIYRNGLLRGFGTYDPSNIEQIEVIKGPASMLYGRAQPGGLINYVTKKGLDSPAYSVQQQVGSYDQYRTTADATGPIDKDGKLRYRLNFAYQDIGSFKQFVNDERYFVAPTLSWRPNDRFEANLELEHKHEKKATDYGIPSIGNRPAPVPLDRSYQDSAKGPVLDTTLVAYDWAFKFNDDWKVKNRFLWENWDIDYYDTGNKKLLADNQTLTRNLVTGPANQETYATNLDLTGKFNLLGSKHDVLFGGDYYHNAYAAPNNRYTTTAVLPPINIFNPVYNVVSQAAVNALPYSWNYIRKEERFGAYFQDQITLFDKLHILGGGATIGSLMAQVVIARPLTWQRLTTATRKTRNSVRA
- a CDS encoding FecR domain-containing protein; this translates as MLNPERPDIHPGILAQAAEWFAVLGSGAVSNSETAQWQAWLQAHPDHQAAWARVEYFSGKFQHLPVHAASAALNQPDLYRRRTLKALAVFGAIGFTSWQLARGRYLQAWSADYQTALGSSRTVILADGSKVSLDTDSALNVEFTGELRRLQLVSGEIYIETAPDNSGMHRPFVVDSQEGRVGALGTRFSVRQLSGNSQVSVFADAVEIEPGKPGSNKRVLHAGQSTGFTQERIDPAAAVNEDRPAWTQGFLLADNMPLSEFLLQLNRYRHGYVTCDPRIAGLRIVGSFPLSDTDRVLTMLAETLPVKISSPMPLWVKVLPR
- a CDS encoding sigma-70 family RNA polymerase sigma factor, which produces MTTELVSNQVLTQLYREHHSWLLGWLAKRVQCRLQAEDHAHDAFMRVIASKQIDEIQEPRAFLTTIAKGLLINHWRKAAIEQAYLDRIAAYPEALIPSPEENAIILATLQEIDQLLDQLPAKVRKAFLMSQLDGLTYIEIGRQLDVTDRMVKKYMARAMLHLLTTAC
- a CDS encoding type II toxin-antitoxin system mRNA interferase toxin, RelE/StbE family, whose protein sequence is MKVIWTPEALQDREEVWNFIALDNPQAAIRMDKLFSRAVASLADHPQLGPPGKIPGTRELIPHVSYRLVYEIQQETLWILALVHTARQWPPVLH
- a CDS encoding TonB-dependent siderophore receptor, with product MAKTNYSDQEDQKFSPRVGVLYQPWQWLSLFSSYTESLGSANTGFSFTGQNFKPETAEQYEAGFKTEFFEKRFSSTVSFYNLNKTNTITNDPEHPGFSVVAGKVRSRGVEIDIKGQVTEKLDLVATYAFTDIRYVNANANLLGQRPVNVPENQASLWGTYQFTERFKAGLGGVVVGKRLGDNNTQVVICRGISRWTLWRLIRYLSAKHV